In a single window of the Arachis hypogaea cultivar Tifrunner chromosome 6, arahy.Tifrunner.gnm2.J5K5, whole genome shotgun sequence genome:
- the LOC112805463 gene encoding protein FAR-RED IMPAIRED RESPONSE 1-like: MGLMVGQAGGYANVGFIKKDLDNHIQRTRRANLIGGNSNAMISYLLGKVDVDPMAMARYSATNKGRLANLFWADGICRSDYQCFGDVLAFDTTYQKNKYRRPLVIFSCCNHHLQTCIFVFSWVEDEWTTTYTWLLQNFLEVMPNKSPNVVVTDGDEAMKAAIREIFPDATHRLCGWHIQKNVTANIKNKNFSNDFRRCLYAPWHLDEFEEYWENMIKKYWLDENEWVLNEYEKRKSWASAYLRDKFCVRFRTTSRCEAINNFIKRFICIHQILLELVQNLEHALRD; this comes from the coding sequence ATGGGACTAATGGTAGGCCAAGCCGGTGGTTATGCCAATGTCGGATTCATAAAAAAGGACCTAGATAATCACATTCAAAGAACTCGTCGTGCAAAtctcattggtgggaattccaaTGCGATGATTAGCTATCTACTTGGGAAAGTCGATGTCGACCCAATGGCCATGGCAAGGTATAGTGCTACTAATAAAGGTCGGCTGGCAAATTTATTTTGGGCAGACGGTATTTGTAGGTCCGATTATCAGTGCTTTGGAGATGTGCTTGCATTCGATACAACCTACCAGAAGAATAAGTATAGAAGGCCATTGGTAATCTTCTCATGTTGTAACCATCACCTCCAAACATGTATATTTGTTTTTTCCTGGGTAGAGGATGAATGGACGACAACATATACGTGGTTGTTGCAAAATTTTCTAGAAGTTATGCCAAACAAGTCTCCCAATGTTGTGGTAACAGACGGTGACGAAGCAATGAAAGCAGCAATTCGAGAAATCTTCCCAGATGCAACTCACCGATTATGTGGTTGGCACATTCAAAAGAATGTAACGGcaaacataaaaaacaaaaatttttccaACGACTTCAGAAGATGTTTGTATGCTCCATGGCATCTGGATGAATTTGAAGAATATTGGgagaatatgataaaaaaatattggttGGATGAAAATGAATGGGTTCTAAATGAATATGAGAAGAGGAAAAGCTGGGCAAGCGCTTACTTGAGGGATAAATTCTGTGTTCGATTTAGAACAACATCAAGGTGTGAGGCGATAAACAACTTCATCAAGAGGTTTATTTGCATTCACCAAATTCTTCTAGAGCTGGTCCAAAATCTTGAACATGCTCTTAGGGACTAA